A genomic stretch from Tenrec ecaudatus isolate mTenEca1 chromosome X, mTenEca1.hap1, whole genome shotgun sequence includes:
- the SLC25A53 gene encoding solute carrier family 25 member 53: protein MGEQNQSSGKALQQRTRAETPGKKIWHSQAYALGAISNFMSTFLTFPVYKVVFRQQIHAVAVSEAVRQLWHEGPRYFYRGIYPPLLSKTLQGTLLFGTYDSLLSLLSPVGPHSLGHRWEAGLMSGVVEAVALSPFERVQNVLQDGRKQARFPSTFSILKEFNSYGLWGRLSWGYYRGFWPVLARNSLGSALYFSFKDPIKEGLEEQGLPHWVPALVSGSVNGTITCLVLYPLIVLVANMQSHIGWQDMPSLWASVKEVWDTRGRKMSLIYRGGSLVILRSSVTWGITTAIHDFLQRKFYTRKEFRD, encoded by the coding sequence ATGGGAGAACAGAACCAATCTTCTGGGAAGGCGCTCCAGCAAAGGACGAGAGCAGAGACTCCAGGAAAGAAAATCTGGCACTCTCAGGCCTATGCCCTTGGGGCTATTTCCAACTTTATGTCAACTTTTCTGACTTTTCCTGTTTATAAGGTTGTGTTTCGGCAACAGATCCATGCTGTGGCAGTGTCTGAAGCTGTGAGACAGCTTTGGCATGAAGGCCCTCGATACTTCTACAGGGGAATCTACCCGCCTCTCCTCTCCAAGACATTGCAAGGGACTCTACTCTTTGGGACCTATGATAGCCTGCTGAGCTTGCTCTCCCCTGTTGGGCCACACTCCCTGGGGCACCGCTGGGAAGCAGGGCTCATGTCTGGTGTGGTGGAGGCTGTGGCGCTCAGCCCCTTTGAAAGGGTGCAGAATGTGCTTCAGGATGGTCGTAAGCAAGCCCGCTTTCCTAGCACCTTCAGCATCCTCAAAGAATTCAACTCTTATGGGCTTTGGGGACGGCTGTCATGGGGATACTATCGGGGTTTCTGGCCTGTCCTTGCCAGGAACAGCCTGGGGAGTGCTCTATACTTCTCCTTCAAGGACCCCATCAAGGAAGGCCTGGAAGAACAAGGTCTGCCCCACTGGGTTCCTGCTTTGGTGTCAGGTAGCGTCAATGGAACAATCACCTGCCTCGTTCTGTATCCTCTGATTGTGCTTGTGGCCAATATGCAGTCCCATATTGGCTGGCAGGACATGCCGAGCCTGTGGGCCTCTGTCAAGGAGGTATGGGATACACGGGGCCGAAAGATGTCCCTGATCTACCGTGGGGGTTCCCTGGTCATCCTAAGGTCCAGTGTGACCTGGGGCATCACAACTGCAATCCACGACTTCCTACAGAGGAAGTTCTACACCAGAAAAGAGTTCAGAGACTGA